A region from the Stutzerimonas stutzeri genome encodes:
- a CDS encoding helix-turn-helix transcriptional regulator — translation MNDEASVALVASSTRLVLLSNSESPDGALQPLLMSCSPYRLTRSNTLRPGLSDADLTLVDVGSFTDAECLRLLRQLRDTPTALINVHVEQAPRLLELHPWLKGVFYPSTSRTNFSRGIDVILDGGDWLPRALMEKLLGRYRQLTHASRAIDDLSVREKQILALAGKGLSNSEIADRLHLSTHTIKSHIHNALSKLGASNRAQGASLLMGHVSEAGI, via the coding sequence ATGAACGATGAAGCCTCCGTGGCGCTCGTCGCCTCTTCTACTCGCCTCGTCCTGCTGTCGAACAGCGAATCGCCGGACGGCGCGCTCCAACCGTTGCTCATGAGCTGCTCACCGTATCGCCTGACCCGCAGCAATACGCTTCGCCCCGGGCTGAGCGACGCGGACCTGACCCTGGTCGATGTCGGCAGCTTTACGGACGCCGAATGCCTGCGCCTGCTTCGCCAGCTGCGCGATACCCCGACCGCTCTGATCAACGTGCACGTCGAACAGGCGCCGCGGTTGCTGGAGCTGCATCCCTGGCTCAAGGGCGTGTTCTACCCGAGCACCAGCCGCACCAATTTCAGCCGCGGCATCGATGTGATCCTCGATGGCGGCGACTGGCTGCCTCGTGCCCTGATGGAAAAACTGCTTGGCCGCTATCGGCAGCTGACGCACGCCTCGCGCGCCATCGACGACCTGTCGGTTCGCGAAAAGCAAATCCTCGCGCTCGCCGGCAAAGGCCTGTCGAACTCGGAAATAGCCGACCGCCTGCACCTGAGCACGCACACGATCAAGAGCCACATCCACAATGCGCTGAGCAAACTGGGCGCATCCAACCGAGCGCAAGGCGCCTCGCTGCTGATGGGGCATGTGAGCGAGGCCGGCATATGA
- the csgE gene encoding curli production assembly/transport protein CsgE, whose amino-acid sequence MKAACLSLMLLVGIQQAYADEAELKGFITNNTISRSGQEFYRKFCERLNDTSKLDFNLAVKERPSARWGILVWVEHNDQPLYRRFLQPNVSDMEQTAYDAADFVVEELNRRKVEALFEDTIDLAKDEL is encoded by the coding sequence ATGAAAGCCGCCTGCCTGAGTCTGATGTTGCTTGTCGGCATTCAGCAGGCGTATGCCGACGAGGCCGAACTCAAGGGCTTCATCACCAACAACACGATTTCGCGATCCGGCCAGGAGTTCTATCGCAAGTTCTGCGAACGCCTGAACGACACCAGCAAGCTGGACTTCAACCTGGCCGTCAAGGAACGGCCCTCGGCCCGCTGGGGCATCCTGGTCTGGGTTGAACACAACGACCAGCCGCTCTATCGCCGCTTCCTCCAACCAAACGTCAGCGACATGGAGCAGACCGCCTATGACGCAGCCGACTTTGTGGTGGAAGAGCTTAATCGCAGGAAAGTCGAAGCATTGTTCGAAGACACCATTGACCTCGCAAAGGATGAGTTATGA
- a CDS encoding curli assembly protein CsgF, with protein sequence MNRPQQKTTGMLLAGLLLSAGASATELVYTPVNPSFGGSPLNGAWLLGNAQAQNNKKDPDAIDRSSLAGTSALDRFTSQLESRLLADLLNKMDDPNGGSLITDDFIVNVVNLDGNLTVEITDRLTGEVSEIIVNGYGAIN encoded by the coding sequence ATGAACCGGCCACAACAAAAAACAACCGGCATGCTCCTGGCCGGATTACTGCTCAGCGCAGGCGCCAGCGCCACCGAACTGGTCTATACCCCGGTCAATCCATCGTTCGGCGGCAGCCCGCTGAACGGTGCCTGGCTGCTGGGCAATGCCCAGGCTCAGAACAACAAAAAGGATCCGGATGCGATCGATCGCTCCTCGCTGGCCGGCACCTCGGCACTCGACCGGTTCACCAGCCAGCTCGAGTCGCGTCTGCTCGCCGATCTGTTGAACAAGATGGACGATCCCAACGGGGGCTCGCTGATCACCGATGACTTCATCGTCAATGTCGTCAACCTCGACGGCAACCTGACGGTGGAGATCACCGACCGCCTCACCGGGGAAGTCTCGGAGATCATCGTCAACGGCTACGGCGCCATCAACTAA
- a CDS encoding CsgG/HfaB family protein, with protein MRSLFVAIGMMAVLQGCAVREPMSADQETPTLTPRASTYQDLLELPRPRGPLVAAVYGFRDQTGQYKPSPASSFSTAVTQGAASMLVDAMQASGWFIVLEREGLQNVLTERKIIRASQAKPDVAPNIQSELPSLLAANIIMEGAIVAYETNVRSGGQGARYLGIGVSQEYRVDQVTVNLRAIDVRSGQVLSNVMTTKTIYSIGRSANVYKFIEFKELLEAEAGYTTNEPAQLCVLSAIEAAVAHLIAQGVDRRLWQTADNTPAVQQELAKYLATPNKL; from the coding sequence ATGAGAAGCCTATTCGTTGCCATCGGGATGATGGCCGTTCTGCAGGGCTGCGCCGTACGCGAGCCCATGTCGGCGGACCAGGAAACCCCAACCCTCACGCCCCGTGCCTCGACTTACCAGGATCTGCTCGAGCTGCCTCGCCCTCGCGGGCCTCTGGTGGCTGCCGTCTACGGCTTTCGTGATCAGACAGGACAGTACAAGCCGAGCCCGGCCAGCTCCTTCTCCACCGCCGTTACCCAGGGCGCGGCGAGCATGCTGGTCGACGCCATGCAGGCCAGTGGCTGGTTCATCGTGCTGGAGCGCGAAGGCCTGCAGAACGTGCTGACCGAGCGCAAGATCATCCGCGCCTCGCAAGCCAAGCCGGACGTCGCGCCTAACATCCAGTCGGAGCTGCCTTCGTTGCTGGCGGCCAACATCATCATGGAGGGCGCCATCGTCGCCTACGAAACCAACGTGCGTAGCGGTGGGCAGGGCGCGCGCTATCTGGGCATCGGGGTCTCGCAGGAATATCGGGTCGATCAGGTTACGGTCAACCTGCGCGCCATCGACGTGCGCAGCGGCCAGGTGCTGTCCAATGTGATGACGACCAAGACCATCTATTCCATCGGGCGCAGCGCGAACGTCTACAAATTCATCGAATTCAAGGAACTGCTCGAAGCCGAAGCGGGCTACACCACCAACGAGCCGGCGCAGCTCTGCGTGCTCTCGGCGATCGAGGCGGCCGTCGCTCATCTGATCGCACAAGGGGTCGACCGGCGTCTGTGGCAGACCGCGGACAACACACCGGCAGTGCAGCAAGAACTGGCGAAGTACCTCGCAACACCGAACAAGCTGTAG
- a CDS encoding curli production assembly protein CsgB, with protein sequence MDQVQWIARKALLPLLAALTSPLLQAAGLQGSLDLAPSELAAAPLPPGTLPQSAASLTAANLALIAQVGDSLIATLVQDGYAQEALILQSGYGHEAAIEQHGIYNQGSIIQSGADNQARIEQFGAANSALIEQTGTGHRSRVTQHGQGLDLVVRQYR encoded by the coding sequence ATGGACCAGGTGCAATGGATTGCCCGCAAAGCGCTGTTGCCGTTGCTCGCAGCGCTGACCTCCCCCCTTCTCCAAGCCGCAGGCCTCCAGGGTTCGCTGGACCTCGCCCCCAGCGAGCTCGCAGCCGCCCCGCTTCCCCCAGGCACCCTGCCCCAGTCGGCGGCCAGCCTCACCGCAGCCAACCTCGCACTCATCGCCCAGGTCGGTGACAGCCTGATCGCGACCCTCGTTCAGGACGGCTACGCGCAGGAAGCCTTGATCCTGCAGAGCGGTTATGGGCACGAAGCGGCCATCGAGCAACACGGCATCTACAACCAGGGATCGATCATTCAAAGCGGTGCCGACAACCAGGCCCGTATCGAACAGTTCGGCGCAGCCAACAGCGCGCTGATCGAACAGACCGGCACCGGACATCGCAGTCGCGTCACGCAGCATGGCCAGGGTCTGGATCTAGTGGTACGTCAGTACCGCTAA
- a CDS encoding outer membrane protein OmpK, whose protein sequence is MKRSLSTALLAAGLASAGQVMADPMLWQDNSLTYLYGKNFAVDSGEDGREASIQQTITFEHASGWTWGDMFLFVDHKWFNGHSGKDGRTYYGEFSPRLSLSKTTGRDFSFGPVTDVLLSATYERGEGRNRNYLLGPAVDLAVPGFDRLSINTYYRKPDGITGQASGQWQITPTWAMTVPVGKSDILFDGFIDWVVNDAGSRSKGDFVAKNLHINPQVKYDLGKALARTPGKLYVGIEYDYWSDKYGIEDSHAFNTDNNVTNFIVKAHF, encoded by the coding sequence ATGAAACGCAGCCTCAGCACCGCCCTTCTCGCGGCGGGATTGGCTTCTGCCGGCCAGGTCATGGCCGACCCCATGCTTTGGCAGGACAACAGCCTGACCTATCTGTACGGGAAGAACTTCGCCGTCGACTCGGGCGAGGACGGCCGCGAGGCTTCCATTCAGCAGACCATCACCTTCGAACACGCCAGCGGCTGGACCTGGGGCGACATGTTCCTGTTCGTCGATCACAAGTGGTTCAACGGGCATTCCGGCAAGGATGGACGCACCTACTACGGTGAGTTCAGCCCGCGCCTCTCGCTGAGCAAGACCACCGGCCGGGACTTCAGCTTCGGTCCGGTCACCGATGTTCTGCTCTCGGCGACCTACGAGCGCGGCGAAGGCCGCAACCGCAACTACCTGCTCGGCCCCGCCGTCGATCTCGCGGTCCCGGGCTTCGATCGCCTGTCGATCAACACCTATTACCGCAAACCCGACGGCATCACCGGCCAGGCCAGCGGGCAATGGCAGATCACCCCGACCTGGGCCATGACCGTTCCGGTGGGCAAATCCGACATCCTCTTCGATGGCTTCATCGACTGGGTCGTCAACGACGCCGGCTCCCGCTCGAAGGGCGACTTCGTGGCGAAGAACCTGCACATCAACCCACAGGTCAAGTACGACCTGGGCAAGGCACTGGCGCGCACGCCCGGCAAACTTTACGTCGGTATCGAGTATGACTATTGGTCTGACAAGTACGGCATCGAGGACAGCCATGCCTTCAACACCGACAACAATGTGACCAACTTCATCGTCAAGGCGCATTTCTGA
- a CDS encoding class I SAM-dependent methyltransferase, which yields MQPDALATLQQHLSQALSQVPDETRRMFHGRGRCWAGLEHVTVDWLQGVVLVSLFREPAAAELDALIRMLGALTETPAWQSSGAHTLLLQHRYLPDSHMQQLLGEPIEEWLISENGLRYKLDLGIKQNNGLFLDMRYGRRWVQEQARGKRVLNLFAYTCGFSVAAIAGGAEHVVNLDMARAALSRGRDNHRLNDHDLGRVSFLGHELFKSWGKVKKTGPYDLVIIDPPSFQKGSFALSRDYQKILRRLPELLTESGTVLACINDPDTGPDFLIQSMAAEAPALVFQQRLENPPEFPDISEDSGLKALVFRRLDPL from the coding sequence ATGCAGCCTGATGCCCTCGCGACACTGCAACAGCACCTCAGCCAAGCTCTGAGCCAGGTACCGGACGAAACCCGCCGGATGTTCCATGGCCGCGGGCGCTGCTGGGCCGGGCTCGAGCACGTCACGGTGGACTGGTTGCAAGGCGTGGTACTGGTTTCACTGTTTCGTGAACCGGCCGCCGCCGAACTGGACGCGTTGATCCGGATGCTCGGAGCGCTGACCGAGACGCCAGCCTGGCAATCGAGCGGCGCTCATACCTTGTTGCTGCAACACCGCTACCTGCCCGACAGCCATATGCAGCAGCTGCTCGGCGAGCCGATCGAGGAGTGGCTGATTAGTGAAAACGGGCTGCGTTACAAGCTCGACCTGGGCATCAAGCAAAACAACGGGTTGTTTCTCGACATGCGCTACGGCCGGCGCTGGGTGCAGGAGCAGGCGCGTGGCAAGCGCGTGCTCAACCTGTTCGCCTACACCTGCGGATTCTCGGTAGCGGCCATCGCCGGAGGCGCCGAGCACGTGGTCAACCTGGACATGGCCCGCGCAGCGCTGAGCCGGGGGCGGGATAACCATCGGCTCAACGACCATGACCTCGGACGGGTCAGCTTTCTGGGCCACGAGCTGTTCAAGTCCTGGGGCAAGGTAAAGAAGACCGGGCCCTATGATCTTGTGATCATCGACCCGCCTTCCTTTCAGAAGGGCAGCTTCGCGCTGAGCCGCGATTATCAGAAGATTCTGCGACGCCTGCCGGAGCTGCTCACTGAGAGCGGCACGGTGCTGGCCTGCATCAACGATCCGGATACCGGCCCGGACTTCCTCATCCAGAGCATGGCGGCCGAAGCGCCAGCCTTGGTATTCCAGCAGCGCCTGGAAAACCCGCCGGAGTTTCCCGACATCAGCGAGGACAGCGGGCTCAAGGCGCTGGTGTTCAGACGCCTCGACCCGCTGTAG
- a CDS encoding DNA topoisomerase III has protein sequence MRLFLCEKPSQAKDIAQVLGATRRGEGCWVGAGVTVTWCIGHLLETAPPDSYDARYKRWVLGDLPIVPERWKMLVKPKTASQYKAVKRLLGEAQELVIATDADREGEMIARELVEHCRYRGPIQRLWLSALDDASIRKALGALRAGAETFNLYQSALGRSRADWLIGMNMSRLFTLLGRQSGYQGVLPVGRVQTPTLRLVVDRDRSIADFVPQPFWAIEVQLLGDGDMPFTAQWRAPDEHCDDQGRCLDQALAQRAAEAMRAAGEAQIQRLKTERVREAAPLPFDLGTLQEICSKKLGLGAQETLDIAQSLYETHKLITYPRSDCGYLPVSQHGEAPGILAALAQADPSLGELAPHLEPRRKSRAWNDAKVGAHHGIIPTAAARAFERLSGKPRAVYALIRARYLAQFLPAHEYDRTQADLDCAGQALRAVGKQIVEPGWKRALPEALAASRGREAPMPQTLPALREGQTCPVRDLTFKDLWTQPPKPFTEGDLIKAMKNVAKLVDDPKLKQKLKDTTGIGTEATRAGIIQGLLDRGYLTKQGKALAATPAAFSLIDAVPRAIADPGTTAIWEQALDMVQSGEMSLEEFVSKQSAWMSKQVERCKGVRLTISGPAAPAGRRAPWKKRKGTTRKAAPKARRAAKSPSPA, from the coding sequence ATGCGGCTGTTTCTCTGCGAAAAACCTTCCCAGGCCAAGGACATCGCCCAGGTGCTCGGTGCTACGCGGCGGGGCGAGGGGTGCTGGGTGGGGGCTGGTGTCACCGTGACCTGGTGCATCGGCCACCTGCTGGAAACCGCGCCGCCGGACAGTTACGACGCGCGCTACAAGCGCTGGGTGCTGGGCGATCTGCCCATCGTCCCCGAACGCTGGAAGATGCTGGTCAAGCCCAAGACGGCGAGCCAGTACAAGGCGGTCAAGCGGCTGCTGGGTGAGGCGCAGGAGCTGGTAATCGCCACCGATGCCGACCGCGAGGGCGAGATGATCGCTCGCGAGCTGGTCGAGCATTGTCGCTATCGGGGGCCGATCCAGCGGCTGTGGCTGTCGGCGCTGGATGATGCCTCGATTCGCAAGGCGCTCGGTGCACTACGCGCGGGGGCCGAAACGTTCAATCTGTATCAATCGGCGCTGGGGCGCTCACGTGCCGACTGGCTGATCGGCATGAATATGAGCAGATTGTTCACGCTGCTCGGCCGGCAGTCCGGTTATCAGGGCGTGTTGCCGGTGGGTCGGGTGCAGACGCCAACGCTGCGCCTGGTGGTCGACCGTGATCGCAGCATCGCCGACTTCGTACCGCAGCCGTTCTGGGCCATCGAGGTACAGCTGCTGGGCGACGGCGACATGCCGTTCACCGCGCAGTGGCGCGCACCGGATGAGCACTGCGACGATCAGGGGCGTTGCCTCGACCAGGCGCTGGCGCAGCGAGCCGCCGAGGCCATGCGGGCGGCCGGCGAGGCGCAGATTCAACGGCTCAAGACCGAGCGCGTGCGTGAAGCCGCGCCGTTGCCGTTCGATCTTGGCACCCTGCAGGAGATCTGCTCGAAGAAGCTCGGCCTGGGCGCTCAGGAAACCCTGGATATTGCTCAGTCCCTATACGAAACCCACAAGCTGATCACCTATCCGCGCAGCGATTGCGGCTACCTGCCGGTGAGCCAGCACGGCGAGGCGCCGGGCATTCTGGCCGCGCTGGCGCAGGCCGATCCGTCCCTCGGTGAACTCGCGCCGCACCTCGAGCCCCGGCGCAAGTCGCGCGCCTGGAACGATGCCAAGGTAGGCGCTCACCACGGCATCATCCCGACGGCAGCGGCTCGCGCCTTCGAGCGCCTGAGCGGCAAACCGCGGGCGGTCTATGCGCTGATCCGCGCCCGCTACCTGGCGCAGTTTCTGCCCGCGCATGAGTACGACCGGACCCAGGCCGATCTCGACTGCGCCGGCCAGGCGTTGCGGGCGGTCGGTAAACAGATCGTCGAACCGGGTTGGAAACGCGCCTTGCCCGAGGCGCTGGCGGCCAGTCGCGGCCGTGAAGCGCCAATGCCGCAGACGCTGCCGGCGCTGCGTGAAGGGCAAACCTGCCCGGTTCGCGACCTGACCTTCAAGGACCTCTGGACGCAGCCACCCAAACCGTTCACCGAAGGCGACCTGATCAAGGCGATGAAGAACGTCGCCAAGCTGGTGGACGATCCCAAGCTGAAACAGAAGCTCAAGGACACCACCGGCATCGGCACCGAGGCGACGCGCGCGGGGATCATCCAGGGGCTGCTCGACCGCGGCTATCTGACCAAGCAGGGCAAGGCCTTGGCGGCGACACCGGCGGCCTTCAGCCTGATCGATGCGGTGCCGCGGGCCATCGCCGACCCCGGCACCACGGCGATCTGGGAGCAGGCGCTGGACATGGTGCAGAGCGGGGAAATGAGCCTGGAGGAATTCGTCAGCAAACAATCGGCATGGATGAGCAAGCAGGTCGAGCGCTGCAAGGGCGTACGCCTGACCATCAGTGGGCCCGCTGCTCCAGCCGGCCGCCGTGCGCCGTGGAAAAAGCGCAAGGGCACCACACGCAAAGCCGCTCCCAAGGCGCGCCGCGCTGCTAAGTCACCCAGCCCGGCGTGA
- a CDS encoding TonB-dependent receptor family protein: MYRLFLAGSLSLATGPLLAQTSEPLTLDPLWVSSPRAESDWFTLPMAVSAVSAQDRPGEQLLTLDSLLGPVPGALSQSRYNLAQGMRLSIRGFGSRSSFGVRGVRVLVDGVPLTMPDGQTEMDGLDTSLVERIEVIRGPSSTIYGNAAGGVLAIETRQPGDTPRTQVEVTGGELGYRRMRAETSGSAGSLGALLAVNATQLDGYRSHGTAETNHLTGKLRWHGEGGTLGLTLHAIYNRAEDPGGLTLDQVRADRSQARPQSLQFDSDETVEQQRLSLVWDGQAAGDDTYQLRSYYGQREFSNRLPLEGDGQTAYDRWFAGVGAQRTFHRELAGLPHQLTVGMDLESQRDERSRNDNLPGGITGALTQRQRETADSRGVFIEDQLSLGDAWLLTAGVRYDSVRLEAKDRYLSDADDASGERNLEDWNYSLGLSRQLDAHHVAYMRYATSFETPTINEMANPDGGGFNPSLGPAQSVNREIGLKGEYPGLRYEAVLYSMRIEDELIPEGDGRIFYTNAGHSSRDGVELSGDWLVGRFWRLTGAWSYNRYRYDQFEDFDGNRIPGIPRQSLFAEVSYDRDDWYARVNVNAYDQQYADNANLDRVPGYAVTNARLGWRLVLGDQRWEPYVGIDNLLERDYYDNLRINASSGRYYEPAPGRTIYAGAKVTFD; the protein is encoded by the coding sequence ATGTATCGACTTTTTCTTGCCGGATCGCTCTCGTTGGCAACCGGACCCTTGCTCGCACAGACGAGCGAACCGCTCACGCTCGACCCTCTGTGGGTGAGTTCGCCCCGGGCGGAATCCGACTGGTTTACCTTGCCGATGGCGGTGTCCGCCGTGTCGGCGCAGGACCGGCCGGGTGAGCAGCTGCTCACCCTCGACAGCTTGCTCGGGCCTGTTCCGGGCGCGCTTTCGCAGAGCCGCTACAACCTGGCGCAAGGCATGCGCTTGTCGATTCGTGGTTTCGGGTCCCGGTCCAGTTTTGGCGTTCGTGGTGTGCGGGTGCTGGTCGATGGTGTGCCCTTGACGATGCCCGATGGGCAGACCGAAATGGACGGGCTGGATACCTCGCTGGTGGAGCGCATCGAGGTGATTCGCGGCCCCTCGTCGACCATTTACGGCAATGCCGCAGGGGGCGTCCTGGCGATCGAGACGCGACAACCAGGCGACACGCCGCGCACTCAGGTCGAGGTGACCGGTGGCGAACTGGGCTACCGGCGCATGCGCGCGGAAACCAGCGGCAGCGCCGGGTCGCTGGGCGCCTTGCTCGCGGTCAACGCAACGCAGCTCGACGGCTACCGCAGCCACGGGACTGCCGAAACCAACCACCTCACCGGCAAGCTGCGTTGGCACGGGGAGGGCGGCACGCTCGGGCTCACCCTGCATGCGATCTACAACCGAGCCGAAGACCCCGGTGGCCTGACGCTGGATCAGGTCCGGGCCGATCGTTCCCAGGCGCGGCCACAGAGCCTTCAGTTCGATTCAGACGAGACCGTCGAGCAACAACGCCTTTCGCTGGTCTGGGATGGGCAGGCCGCCGGCGACGATACGTACCAGTTGCGCAGCTATTACGGCCAGCGTGAGTTCAGCAACCGTCTGCCGCTGGAGGGCGATGGCCAGACCGCCTACGACCGCTGGTTCGCCGGGGTGGGCGCGCAGCGCACCTTTCACCGTGAACTGGCGGGCCTGCCGCATCAGTTGACGGTCGGAATGGACCTGGAGAGCCAGCGCGATGAACGCTCGCGGAACGACAACCTGCCGGGCGGCATCACCGGCGCCCTGACGCAGCGCCAGCGCGAAACGGCGGACAGCCGGGGCGTGTTCATCGAGGACCAGCTGAGCCTCGGCGATGCCTGGCTGCTCACCGCTGGCGTGCGCTATGACAGCGTGCGGCTCGAAGCCAAGGACCGTTACCTGAGCGACGCTGATGATGCCTCGGGCGAACGCAACCTGGAGGACTGGAACTACAGCCTGGGGCTGAGCCGGCAACTGGACGCCCATCATGTGGCGTACATGCGTTACGCAACCTCGTTCGAGACGCCGACAATCAACGAAATGGCCAACCCAGACGGGGGCGGCTTCAATCCCTCGCTCGGTCCGGCGCAGTCGGTCAATCGCGAGATTGGCTTGAAGGGCGAGTACCCGGGATTGCGCTACGAAGCGGTGCTCTACAGCATGCGCATCGAGGACGAGCTGATCCCGGAAGGCGACGGACGAATCTTCTATACCAACGCGGGCCACTCCAGTCGCGACGGTGTCGAGCTCAGCGGGGACTGGCTAGTGGGGCGCTTCTGGCGACTGACTGGGGCCTGGAGCTACAACCGCTACCGTTACGACCAGTTCGAGGACTTCGATGGCAACCGCATCCCAGGTATTCCGAGGCAAAGTCTGTTCGCCGAGGTCAGCTATGACCGCGACGACTGGTATGCACGGGTGAACGTCAACGCCTATGACCAGCAGTACGCAGACAACGCCAACCTCGACCGCGTACCCGGCTACGCGGTAACCAATGCCCGCCTGGGCTGGCGGCTGGTGTTGGGCGATCAGCGGTGGGAGCCCTACGTCGGCATCGACAACCTGCTGGAGCGCGACTACTACGACAACCTGCGCATCAACGCTAGCTCCGGCCGCTACTACGAGCCCGCGCCAGGGCGGACGATCTATGCGGGGGCGAAGGTGACGTTTGATTGA
- a CDS encoding PQQ-dependent dehydrogenase, methanol/ethanol family, whose protein sequence is MNQFDPCSGRRPAALLGASLAALLSLPLHAAEVDGKRIANADAEPGNWMSHGRDYGEQRFSPLKKITDANVDELGLAWSYKLDIDRGVEATPIVVDGVMYTTGPFSIVYALDARTGKEIWKYDPKSDRSRAGEACCDAINRGVAVWKGKVYVGVLDGRLEAIDAKTGERVWSVDTRYDKERSYSITGAPRVVSGKVVIGNGGAEFGVRGYVTAYDAETGDQAWRFFTVPGDPDKPAEGKGMEIAKKTWHGRAFVEQGGGGTAWDSFAYDPELNLLYIGVGNGSLWDPTWRSEGKGDNLFLSSIVAVNADTGEYVWHYQTTPGDAWDYTATQHMILADLEIKGKQHKVLMQAPKNGFFYVIDRATGELLSAENIVPINWAKGVDLKTGRPIVDDEAAAYWKGEKKAKLVQPGFWGAHDWHPMSYNPNTGLVYIPAHIMSAWYEHVPDAPARNKFKSMYQLGLKTGMMPEDPEGLGKYADTWSGKLIAWDPVKQQQAWEVPYVTIFNGGTLSTAGNLVFEGSADGRVIAYAADTGKKLWEQPAASGVMAAPITYSVDGEQYVTFMAGWGGAFSTFAGALSLRAGVQPYAQVLTYKLGGTAELQEPAPREDAPKPPPLTADAATVEAGAKLYDGYCSQCHGIHAVSGGVLPDLRMLTPEKHKQFLGILHGARIPDGMPSFAEAFDMEQMGQIHQYLIKRAHDRLEHGPDDLPQPTQKTASN, encoded by the coding sequence ATGAATCAATTCGATCCCTGTTCGGGCCGACGGCCCGCCGCCCTGCTTGGCGCCAGCCTTGCTGCCCTACTGTCCCTGCCGTTGCACGCCGCTGAAGTCGATGGCAAGCGCATCGCCAATGCCGACGCCGAACCCGGCAACTGGATGAGCCACGGCCGCGACTACGGCGAGCAGCGCTTCAGTCCACTGAAGAAGATCACCGACGCCAACGTCGACGAACTCGGGCTGGCCTGGAGCTACAAGCTCGACATCGACCGCGGCGTCGAAGCCACGCCCATCGTGGTCGATGGCGTCATGTACACCACCGGGCCGTTCTCCATCGTCTACGCGCTGGACGCACGCACCGGCAAGGAAATATGGAAGTACGACCCCAAGTCCGACCGTTCCCGCGCGGGTGAGGCCTGCTGCGATGCGATCAACCGCGGCGTTGCCGTGTGGAAGGGCAAGGTCTACGTCGGTGTGCTCGATGGCCGCCTCGAAGCCATCGACGCCAAGACCGGCGAGCGCGTCTGGTCGGTGGATACCCGCTACGACAAGGAACGCAGCTACTCCATCACCGGTGCACCACGGGTCGTGAGCGGCAAGGTGGTGATCGGCAACGGCGGTGCCGAATTCGGCGTGCGCGGCTATGTCACCGCCTACGATGCCGAAACCGGTGATCAGGCCTGGCGCTTCTTCACCGTGCCGGGTGATCCGGACAAGCCTGCCGAAGGCAAGGGCATGGAGATCGCTAAGAAGACCTGGCACGGCCGCGCCTTCGTCGAACAGGGCGGCGGCGGTACTGCCTGGGACTCCTTCGCCTACGACCCGGAGCTGAACCTGCTCTACATCGGCGTCGGCAACGGCTCGCTGTGGGACCCGACCTGGCGCAGCGAGGGCAAGGGCGACAACCTGTTCCTGTCCTCCATCGTCGCGGTCAACGCCGACACCGGCGAGTACGTCTGGCACTACCAGACCACGCCGGGCGATGCCTGGGACTACACCGCCACCCAGCACATGATCCTGGCTGACTTGGAGATCAAGGGCAAACAGCACAAGGTGCTGATGCAGGCGCCGAAGAACGGCTTCTTCTACGTCATCGACCGCGCCACCGGCGAGCTGCTCTCGGCCGAGAACATCGTGCCGATCAACTGGGCCAAGGGCGTCGATCTGAAGACCGGCCGCCCCATCGTCGACGACGAGGCGGCTGCCTACTGGAAGGGCGAGAAGAAGGCCAAGCTGGTCCAGCCTGGCTTCTGGGGCGCGCATGACTGGCACCCGATGTCCTACAACCCGAACACCGGGCTGGTCTACATCCCGGCGCACATCATGTCGGCCTGGTACGAGCACGTGCCGGATGCGCCCGCTCGCAACAAGTTCAAGAGCATGTACCAGCTGGGCCTGAAGACCGGAATGATGCCCGAGGACCCGGAAGGCCTCGGCAAGTACGCCGACACCTGGTCCGGCAAGCTGATCGCCTGGGATCCGGTCAAGCAGCAGCAGGCGTGGGAAGTACCCTACGTCACCATCTTCAACGGCGGCACCTTGAGCACCGCCGGCAATCTGGTGTTCGAAGGCAGCGCCGACGGCCGCGTCATCGCCTATGCCGCCGACACTGGCAAGAAGCTCTGGGAGCAGCCGGCCGCCAGCGGCGTGATGGCCGCGCCCATCACCTACAGCGTGGACGGCGAGCAGTACGTTACCTTCATGGCGGGCTGGGGCGGTGCCTTCTCCACCTTTGCCGGCGCCCTGTCGCTGCGCGCCGGCGTACAGCCCTACGCCCAAGTGCTCACCTACAAGCTCGGCGGCACGGCCGAATTGCAGGAACCGGCCCCGCGTGAAGATGCACCCAAGCCACCACCATTGACTGCCGATGCCGCCACCGTCGAAGCGGGCGCCAAGCTCTACGACGGCTACTGCTCGCAGTGCCACGGCATCCACGCGGTCAGCGGCGGCGTGTTGCCGGACCTGCGCATGCTCACCCCGGAAAAGCATAAGCAGTTCCTCGGCATCCTCCACGGCGCGCGCATTCCGGATGGCATGCCGTCGTTCGCAGAGGCCTTCGACATGGAGCAGATGGGCCAAATCCATCAATACCTGATCAAGCGTGCCCACGACCGTCTGGAACACGGCCCGGACGACCTGCCACAGCCGACCCAGAAAACGGCCAGCAACTGA